A section of the Methanosarcina mazei S-6 genome encodes:
- a CDS encoding glycosyltransferase family 2 protein translates to MSGKHKSVSVVILSYNSKEDLKECIPSLISQTYQDFEIIVVDNASTDGSEEFIKANYPGIKTVQTGKNLGYAAGNNAGFEVAEGEYIVVVNPDTVADPEWLAKLIEPLENDPTITATTSKVLIYYQKDKINTCANTAHYTGLTFCRGLNKSASELDSCQPVGAVSGCSFAIRSDMLKNINGFDSDFFLYQEDADLSWRIRFAGGKIMYVPESVIYHKYKLSIAPWKEFYLERNRYLILLKNFSLKTLLLLLPVLIVTEIVTMGHAVLNGPKYVKSKLLAYFWILQNIKIILTKRRETLSKKIITDSEFFRFLDWKIPFEQVIKNPILNKTADAVFNSFYTFHMKMIKRIV, encoded by the coding sequence ATGTCTGGAAAACACAAGTCTGTAAGCGTTGTTATTCTTTCATATAACAGTAAAGAAGATTTGAAGGAGTGCATTCCTTCTTTAATATCCCAAACATATCAAGATTTTGAGATTATTGTAGTTGACAATGCGTCTACAGACGGCAGCGAAGAATTTATAAAAGCCAATTATCCAGGGATAAAGACAGTTCAGACCGGAAAGAACCTTGGATATGCAGCAGGAAATAACGCAGGATTTGAAGTTGCTGAAGGCGAATATATTGTAGTTGTAAATCCTGACACTGTTGCAGACCCGGAATGGCTTGCAAAGCTCATAGAGCCCCTTGAAAATGACCCTACAATAACGGCTACTACTTCTAAAGTCCTCATATATTACCAGAAGGATAAAATTAACACCTGTGCAAATACAGCTCACTATACCGGCCTTACTTTTTGTAGAGGGCTTAATAAGTCTGCATCTGAACTCGATAGCTGCCAGCCAGTAGGTGCAGTATCAGGATGTTCATTTGCAATAAGAAGTGATATGTTAAAGAATATTAACGGTTTTGACTCTGATTTTTTCCTATATCAGGAAGATGCGGATCTTTCCTGGAGGATACGTTTTGCGGGAGGTAAAATAATGTATGTTCCGGAGTCCGTAATATACCACAAGTACAAATTATCAATAGCCCCCTGGAAAGAATTTTACCTCGAAAGAAACCGTTACTTAATTTTATTGAAAAACTTTAGTTTGAAAACATTGTTGTTATTATTACCTGTACTTATAGTGACTGAAATTGTAACGATGGGGCATGCTGTTTTAAATGGCCCCAAATATGTAAAGAGTAAATTACTGGCTTACTTCTGGATTCTACAGAACATTAAAATCATTTTGACAAAAAGACGTGAAACCCTTTCTAAAAAAATAATCACAGACAGCGAATTTTTTAGGTTCCTGGATTGGAAAATTCCGTTTGAACAGGTTATTAAAAATCCTATTCTGAATAAGACCGCTGATGCAGTTTTCAATTCCTTTTATACATTTCACATGAAGATGATAAAAAGAATAGTTTAA
- a CDS encoding DUF354 domain-containing protein, which produces MIIAFFINTPAQAHLMKNIIKKLESKDHKVLILAREYGETVNLLEHFKFNYFIYTNVSNCGKYRKICNLPFSVFNSYNFLRKYKPDLLVGAGLECVYTALPLNSKCILFSDSMPINESIYVKTQFLLCKPFMDTIITPDAVVTPGSSNKSLGSKHIKINSYKELAYLHPNNFVPDDSIYKLLGLDKDEEFVLLRFNAFDSVHDFGGVTGFSVDDKRELVNKLSKHAKVFISSELVLPPDLKKYLLDVPKYRIHDVLNYAKLVVADTGTMVTEAAVLGTPAIRFSSNAGNKDLGIFVELSNKYDLIYTYDDPEMAITKAVELIRRQNLKNEWKSKKEVLLNDKIDLSLFVEWFIEEFPRSFDECLFKNELQMCDNTCEYF; this is translated from the coding sequence GTGATAATAGCTTTCTTTATAAATACACCTGCTCAAGCACATTTAATGAAAAATATTATTAAGAAGCTTGAATCAAAAGATCATAAAGTACTAATTTTAGCAAGAGAATATGGAGAAACCGTTAATCTTTTGGAGCATTTTAAATTTAATTATTTTATTTACACTAACGTTTCAAATTGTGGCAAATATCGGAAAATTTGTAATTTACCATTTAGTGTTTTCAATTCATATAATTTCTTAAGGAAATACAAACCAGATTTATTGGTTGGTGCGGGTCTTGAGTGTGTATATACTGCTCTGCCATTAAATTCAAAGTGTATTCTATTTAGTGATTCAATGCCAATCAATGAGTCCATTTATGTAAAAACGCAATTTTTACTATGCAAACCTTTTATGGATACCATAATAACCCCGGATGCTGTAGTTACTCCAGGCTCTTCAAATAAATCGTTAGGTTCAAAGCACATTAAGATAAATTCTTATAAAGAACTTGCATACCTCCATCCAAATAATTTTGTACCGGATGATTCTATTTACAAGTTATTAGGGCTAGATAAAGATGAAGAATTTGTTCTACTTCGTTTTAATGCATTTGATTCAGTTCATGATTTTGGAGGTGTGACTGGTTTTTCTGTAGATGATAAAAGAGAACTTGTAAATAAATTATCAAAACATGCTAAAGTTTTTATTTCGTCGGAATTAGTACTTCCTCCAGATCTAAAAAAATATTTACTAGATGTTCCTAAATATAGGATTCATGATGTTCTAAATTATGCAAAGTTAGTTGTGGCAGATACTGGAACAATGGTTACCGAAGCAGCTGTATTAGGCACTCCTGCAATCAGATTTAGCAGTAATGCAGGAAATAAAGATTTGGGTATTTTTGTTGAGTTATCTAATAAATATGATCTCATTTATACTTATGATGATCCCGAAATGGCAATTACAAAAGCAGTTGAATTAATAAGGAGACAAAATCTTAAAAATGAGTGGAAATCTAAAAAAGAGGTTTTGTTGAATGATAAAATTGATTTAAGTTTATTCGTGGAATGGTTTATTGAAGAATTTCCGCGGAGTTTCGATGAGTGTCTATTCAAAAATGAACTTCAAATGTGCGATAACACTTGTGAATACTTTTGA
- a CDS encoding glycosyltransferase, with protein sequence MEKKNLLVIGESYNTFQKDPTDILANNFNNVSMFIKYNPVAEISRYISIPALKSFDLRSKIDLANKPPNLDVILAPVFYAPLDSHYKKIGEKLYRTVDKIIMKKNINFNLIHSHFTWPAGYVGMRLKERYNVPFIVTAHGYDIYRLPFKDKDWMEKIITVLNSADHIITVSNNNLKFIQKLKVNNHVTVLPNGFKSDLFYLQNSSKCRKILNLPIDKKIILSVGNLAEVKGYRYLIEAMQKISTYRKDVLCIIVGTGPLEQSLRKQINAANLQSHFVLMGRKPHNEIPLWINACDLFVLPSLNEGNPTVMFECLGCGTPFIGTKVGGIPEIIKSDDYGLLVDPKNSYDLAQKIEIGLNKNWDEGKIINHAEQYRWDRIASQIMKVYSDTI encoded by the coding sequence ATGGAAAAAAAGAACTTGTTGGTAATTGGTGAATCTTATAATACTTTTCAAAAAGATCCTACCGATATATTAGCAAATAATTTCAATAATGTATCTATGTTTATTAAATATAACCCTGTAGCTGAAATCTCCAGATACATCTCAATTCCCGCGTTGAAATCATTCGATTTAAGAAGTAAGATAGACTTGGCAAATAAACCTCCAAATCTTGATGTTATTTTAGCTCCTGTATTTTATGCACCGTTGGACTCACATTATAAAAAAATTGGAGAGAAACTTTATCGCACAGTTGATAAAATAATCATGAAAAAGAATATTAATTTTAATTTGATCCATTCTCATTTTACTTGGCCAGCTGGCTATGTAGGAATGAGGCTTAAGGAAAGGTATAATGTCCCATTTATAGTCACTGCACATGGATATGATATATACCGTTTGCCGTTTAAGGATAAGGATTGGATGGAAAAAATCATAACCGTTCTTAATTCTGCTGATCATATTATTACTGTAAGTAATAATAATTTAAAATTCATTCAAAAATTAAAAGTAAACAACCATGTGACAGTTTTGCCAAATGGGTTCAAAAGTGATTTATTTTACTTACAAAATTCAAGTAAATGTAGAAAAATACTTAATTTGCCTATCGATAAAAAAATTATATTATCAGTTGGCAACCTAGCAGAAGTAAAAGGTTACAGATATCTCATTGAAGCCATGCAAAAAATCTCCACATATAGAAAAGATGTGCTTTGTATTATAGTTGGTACGGGTCCACTAGAACAAAGTTTGAGGAAACAAATTAATGCTGCGAATTTACAAAGTCACTTTGTACTGATGGGTAGAAAGCCTCATAATGAAATCCCACTTTGGATTAATGCTTGTGATCTATTTGTTCTTCCAAGCTTGAACGAAGGTAATCCGACAGTTATGTTTGAATGTTTGGGATGTGGAACACCATTCATCGGAACTAAAGTCGGCGGCATTCCAGAGATTATAAAGTCTGATGACTATGGGTTACTTGTCGACCCAAAGAACTCCTACGATCTAGCCCAGAAAATTGAGATTGGTTTAAATAAAAATTGGGATGAAGGAAAAATTATAAATCATGCAGAACAATATCGATGGGATAGAATAGCTTCACAAATAATGAAAGTTTACTCTGACACGATTTAG
- a CDS encoding glycosyltransferase family 4 protein: MKITVITNYWINSNGGGVKTYLTNLIDEFKKNSNLCIDVIFQEGEDNDNYHVLGNRVLFPMKSFYILSKIKPNVICSQGPWYCLLGAVLYRLLHTDSKLIHTFHTEPSNKLPFFGKMFFQFLLNRCDCVTFVSKSLKEKNEEILGLRFKKTEIIYAGAKIPKEITDKEVCSFYSRFNIKEDSIILLAHGLTSFKYKAEGAKLLIKSIKIVKVKYPNIVLILTKEGPFSNQLKNFSKSESLSENIIFTGNLDNPNIPLKICNLYTHTPLIEGGVSLSILEAMAMGKPILATSIGGIPEAIDNGVNGILVQPDPDTIAQKIIYLLENEEFAFKLGQNAQKTVKEKFDWKTSVDTFLKLC, from the coding sequence ATGAAAATAACAGTTATAACAAATTACTGGATAAACAGTAATGGCGGCGGTGTGAAAACATATCTTACTAATCTGATAGACGAATTCAAGAAGAATAGTAATCTTTGTATTGATGTTATTTTTCAGGAAGGCGAGGATAATGATAATTATCATGTTCTTGGAAATCGAGTGCTTTTTCCGATGAAGTCATTTTATATCTTAAGTAAAATAAAGCCAAATGTGATTTGTTCTCAAGGACCATGGTATTGTCTATTAGGGGCCGTACTGTACAGACTATTGCATACTGATTCAAAATTAATACATACATTTCATACAGAACCTTCCAATAAATTGCCATTTTTTGGCAAAATGTTTTTTCAGTTTCTTTTGAATAGGTGCGATTGTGTTACTTTTGTTTCAAAAAGTTTAAAAGAGAAAAATGAGGAAATTTTAGGATTAAGATTTAAAAAGACTGAGATTATATATGCTGGTGCAAAAATTCCAAAAGAAATCACTGATAAAGAGGTATGTTCTTTTTATAGCCGTTTCAATATTAAAGAGGATTCAATTATTCTTTTAGCTCACGGTCTTACTTCTTTTAAATATAAAGCTGAAGGCGCAAAATTGCTAATCAAATCAATAAAAATAGTGAAAGTAAAATATCCAAATATAGTTCTAATCTTAACTAAAGAAGGTCCGTTCTCTAATCAATTAAAAAATTTTTCAAAATCCGAAAGTTTATCTGAAAATATAATATTTACTGGAAATCTTGATAACCCAAATATTCCTCTTAAAATCTGTAATCTTTATACTCATACACCTCTCATAGAAGGTGGTGTTTCTCTATCCATTTTAGAAGCTATGGCTATGGGTAAGCCTATATTGGCTACATCTATTGGAGGAATTCCTGAAGCAATCGACAATGGTGTAAATGGAATTCTTGTTCAGCCAGATCCAGATACAATTGCTCAAAAAATAATTTATTTACTTGAAAATGAAGAATTTGCTTTTAAACTCGGACAAAATGCTCAAAAAACTGTAAAAGAAAAATTCGATTGGAAGACCTCCGTGGATACATTTCTTAAATTATGTTAA
- a CDS encoding polysaccharide pyruvyl transferase family protein encodes MKKVLYVGIFNGQNIGDLVISDQIYKFLRSENLSVTLIDFITLNRVETPTTEIQFLKSEPTHEKVKKFLSNSHLTSSLFIRNDEFISNVYSMYKENAMYCLSSIYCREYIKGLETCDFVCIGGGNLLMTLNTNYWAVKVNRLVKLARKKKKKVFIISVGAGPISSKKAQKLFSDALNMADYITVRDENSKILLEDTLNVKQHIAVSGDPALLLNNVRVEFKNKEQKNIAISVIPFGKKSFSNLKWYKESSYYIEMYEKLIVYLYDKNPNFVFYLFSSAYTDYEVILQLENHIKERNKKITEENLKVIHIKSLGDLLEFYQKQDLVIGTRMHSLIIAFTQYMPIIAISWQDKVSGFMSYIGMSQYCYNLNNVNAEIDKIYKDSEKLINGNQKNQEKLLSLRENYTRITSSILHSLKQERQ; translated from the coding sequence ATGAAAAAAGTTCTGTATGTAGGCATATTTAATGGCCAGAATATTGGAGACTTAGTTATATCGGATCAGATATATAAATTTTTAAGGAGCGAGAATCTATCTGTTACTCTCATAGATTTCATAACGTTAAATAGAGTGGAAACGCCAACTACAGAAATTCAATTTTTGAAAAGTGAACCTACACATGAGAAAGTAAAAAAGTTTCTTTCAAACTCACATCTAACATCGTCACTATTCATAAGAAATGATGAATTTATTTCAAATGTTTATTCGATGTATAAAGAAAATGCTATGTATTGTCTGTCTTCAATATATTGTAGAGAGTATATAAAAGGTTTAGAAACATGTGATTTTGTATGTATCGGGGGCGGAAACCTACTGATGACCTTGAACACTAACTATTGGGCAGTAAAGGTAAATCGATTAGTAAAACTTGCAAGAAAGAAAAAGAAGAAAGTATTCATTATTTCTGTTGGTGCAGGCCCAATTTCATCCAAAAAAGCCCAGAAATTATTTTCTGATGCATTAAACATGGCTGATTATATCACAGTAAGAGATGAGAACAGTAAGATTTTGCTTGAAGATACATTAAATGTGAAGCAACATATTGCAGTATCAGGAGATCCAGCCCTATTGCTAAATAATGTAAGGGTAGAATTTAAGAATAAAGAACAGAAAAATATAGCTATATCAGTTATTCCTTTTGGAAAAAAATCTTTTTCCAACTTAAAATGGTATAAGGAGAGTAGTTACTATATTGAGATGTATGAAAAGCTAATAGTATATCTATATGATAAAAATCCAAATTTTGTATTTTACTTGTTTTCGAGTGCATACACAGATTATGAAGTAATATTACAATTAGAAAACCATATAAAAGAAAGGAATAAAAAAATAACAGAAGAAAACTTAAAAGTAATTCATATAAAAAGCTTAGGTGATTTACTAGAATTCTACCAAAAACAAGACCTAGTAATAGGGACTAGAATGCATTCATTGATTATCGCATTTACACAGTATATGCCAATTATAGCTATTTCTTGGCAAGACAAAGTAAGTGGGTTTATGAGTTACATAGGTATGAGCCAGTACTGTTATAATTTGAATAATGTGAATGCTGAAATTGACAAAATATATAAAGATTCTGAAAAACTCATAAACGGAAACCAAAAAAATCAAGAAAAACTTTTAAGTCTAAGAGAAAATTATACTCGTATAACCAGTAGTATATTACATAGCCTAAAGCAAGAGAGGCAGTAA
- a CDS encoding lipopolysaccharide biosynthesis protein, which translates to MLNLTENQETFSKQVPKNLLANVLYFIINVIIGLFLVPFFIDSLGVASYALVPLATSLTGYVNLVVQSLNTSVSRHLTIDLQRKEFEKANITFNTALFGTLGIILLMLPFVVLISYYAPLFFEIPTSQENAARILFLGVISSFLLRAWGSNFGVSLFAYNRLDLQNLVNAVNILVQVGLIILLFRFYSPSLVYIGLAYLIGASVAFILTIVFSRKINPYLKVNIKDFRRSKVNEITGMGGWVIINQIGSLLFLQIDLIVVNKLFGAVAGGEYSVVLTWSMMLRTIAGMLVGVLTPIILTYYAKERIDELINVSKSAVKFTGLAMALPIGYICGFAPQLLSLWIGPEFAKLSLLMVLMLSHLVINLPVTPLFAINVAYNKVRIPGIVTFFMGIGNFFLAVMIPYLTGWNYYGVALAGAIMLTLKNAFFTPWYATKVLEISKTTFVNSMLPGVVAMIITTVVSNLISNYLQISGIISLFIYGIILTIIYLLVVWKFGLKQLERQTAGSFIPIKIRSRLNLEVKCDQ; encoded by the coding sequence TTGCTTAATTTAACTGAAAACCAGGAAACTTTTAGCAAGCAGGTACCTAAGAACCTGTTAGCTAATGTTTTGTACTTTATAATAAATGTTATAATCGGTCTGTTCCTGGTACCATTTTTTATTGATTCTCTTGGTGTAGCAAGTTATGCGCTCGTTCCTTTAGCTACATCCCTAACTGGTTATGTGAACCTGGTTGTACAGTCGCTTAATACATCCGTGTCCAGACATCTGACTATAGATTTACAAAGAAAGGAGTTTGAAAAAGCTAATATAACATTCAATACTGCTCTTTTTGGGACTCTTGGAATTATATTACTAATGCTTCCCTTTGTAGTCTTAATTTCATATTATGCACCTTTATTCTTTGAAATCCCCACCAGCCAGGAAAATGCTGCAAGAATACTTTTTCTTGGAGTGATAAGTTCATTCTTATTGCGGGCGTGGGGTAGTAATTTTGGAGTTTCTCTCTTTGCCTACAACCGACTTGACCTCCAGAACCTAGTAAATGCAGTAAATATTCTTGTTCAGGTAGGCTTAATCATACTATTATTCAGGTTTTACTCTCCTAGCCTTGTTTATATTGGATTGGCTTATTTAATCGGGGCTTCAGTTGCTTTTATTTTAACTATAGTTTTCTCACGCAAAATAAATCCCTATTTAAAGGTAAATATAAAAGATTTCCGTAGATCGAAGGTCAATGAGATTACAGGAATGGGTGGCTGGGTCATTATTAACCAAATAGGTTCTTTATTATTTCTCCAGATAGATCTAATAGTTGTGAACAAATTATTTGGCGCTGTTGCAGGTGGGGAATATTCAGTCGTACTAACATGGAGCATGATGTTGCGTACTATCGCAGGAATGCTTGTGGGAGTCCTTACACCAATAATTCTCACTTATTATGCAAAGGAAAGAATTGATGAATTAATAAATGTGTCAAAGAGTGCCGTAAAATTTACAGGTCTTGCAATGGCTTTACCGATTGGCTACATATGCGGCTTTGCCCCACAACTTCTTTCACTATGGATAGGCCCGGAATTTGCTAAACTCTCTTTATTGATGGTCTTAATGTTATCTCATCTTGTAATTAACCTTCCAGTAACGCCCCTCTTCGCGATTAATGTTGCATATAATAAAGTAAGAATTCCAGGTATTGTCACATTTTTTATGGGGATAGGAAATTTTTTCCTGGCAGTAATGATTCCCTATCTTACCGGCTGGAATTATTACGGAGTTGCATTGGCAGGAGCTATTATGTTAACACTTAAAAACGCATTTTTTACCCCTTGGTATGCTACAAAGGTTCTTGAGATCTCTAAAACTACGTTTGTAAACTCTATGCTACCAGGAGTAGTTGCTATGATTATAACTACAGTAGTATCTAATCTGATCTCAAATTATCTTCAGATTTCAGGTATAATCTCGTTATTCATCTATGGGATTATTTTGACAATAATTTATCTGTTAGTGGTATGGAAATTTGGACTTAAACAGTTAGAAAGGCAAACTGCAGGATCATTTATACCAATAAAAATAAGGAGCAGGCTAAACCTTGAAGTCAAATGTGATCAATGA
- a CDS encoding sugar phosphate nucleotidyltransferase, translated as MKGVILAGGTGSRLYPLTKVTNKHLLPVYDKPMIYYPMETLINAGIKDIMIVSGRGHAGHFLELLGSGVDFGVHFTYEIQEKAGGIAQALSLAEDFADGDSVTVILGDNIFQDNIREDVANFNDGSKIFLKEVPDAHRFGVAELKGDKVIGIEEKPKEPKSNFAVTGLYIYDSDVFDAIKTLKPSGRGELEITDVNNYYISKGAMDYGVLEGFWSDAGTFESLLRAGILVKQNREKELFGHNTKNYRTVSYSINSIEE; from the coding sequence ATGAAAGGGGTTATACTCGCAGGCGGCACAGGCAGCAGACTGTACCCTCTAACCAAAGTAACTAACAAGCACCTTTTGCCTGTCTATGACAAGCCAATGATCTACTACCCGATGGAGACTCTAATAAACGCCGGAATAAAAGACATTATGATCGTTTCCGGCAGAGGGCATGCAGGACATTTTCTCGAACTATTAGGTTCCGGAGTAGATTTTGGGGTACATTTTACCTATGAAATTCAGGAAAAAGCCGGAGGCATCGCCCAGGCACTAAGCCTGGCAGAAGATTTTGCTGACGGGGACAGTGTAACTGTTATTCTTGGAGATAATATCTTTCAGGACAACATCAGAGAAGACGTTGCAAACTTTAATGATGGTTCCAAGATTTTCTTAAAAGAAGTGCCTGACGCTCACAGGTTTGGAGTTGCGGAGCTGAAAGGCGATAAAGTAATAGGGATCGAGGAAAAACCAAAAGAGCCGAAATCTAATTTTGCGGTCACGGGACTCTATATTTATGATTCTGATGTTTTTGATGCAATTAAAACTCTCAAGCCTTCTGGAAGAGGGGAACTTGAGATAACGGACGTAAATAATTATTACATAAGCAAAGGGGCCATGGACTACGGGGTTCTTGAGGGTTTCTGGAGCGATGCGGGAACTTTTGAGAGTTTATTAAGAGCAGGAATACTCGTAAAGCAAAATAGAGAAAAAGAACTTTTTGGACATAATACCAAAAATTATAGAACTGTTAGCTATTCTATCAATTCCATAGAAGAGTAA
- the rfbD gene encoding dTDP-4-dehydrorhamnose reductase yields MVHGKQMVVGAIKTLIIGASGMLGSDLCKAFPDAVKLTHHDLDITDREQVIESILKIKPDVVINAAAYTNVDGCEDNKELAFQVNGYGPGYIAEACARAGAKLVHFSTDYVFDGSKKEYVESDIPDPINVYGDSKLLGEKKIIENMDDYRIVRISWLFGMHGKNFVETMLKLSGEMDTVKVVNDQFGKPTYTMDLASKVKEIIELDPGIYHITNDGICSWYEFASSIIDNVIPCTSEEFPRKAKRPKYSVLVNTKTEPMRHWREALKTYLQERNI; encoded by the coding sequence ATGGTACATGGAAAACAAATGGTGGTGGGAGCCATTAAAACGCTGATCATCGGCGCCAGCGGGATGCTCGGGTCAGACCTGTGCAAAGCCTTTCCCGATGCGGTTAAACTGACACACCATGACCTCGATATTACAGACAGAGAACAGGTCATTGAATCCATTTTAAAAATAAAACCTGATGTCGTGATAAATGCAGCAGCCTACACAAATGTTGACGGCTGTGAAGACAACAAAGAACTTGCTTTTCAGGTCAATGGATACGGACCTGGATACATTGCAGAAGCCTGCGCCAGAGCAGGTGCAAAACTCGTTCATTTCAGTACTGATTATGTTTTTGACGGCTCCAAAAAAGAGTATGTGGAGTCTGACATCCCGGATCCGATTAATGTATACGGTGATTCAAAACTTCTCGGTGAAAAAAAGATCATCGAGAATATGGATGATTACAGGATTGTAAGAATTTCCTGGCTTTTTGGGATGCATGGGAAAAATTTCGTTGAAACCATGCTGAAACTATCAGGAGAAATGGATACCGTAAAGGTTGTCAATGACCAGTTCGGCAAACCCACATACACGATGGACCTTGCCAGCAAAGTAAAAGAAATAATTGAACTCGACCCGGGAATTTATCATATCACAAATGACGGAATCTGTTCCTGGTACGAATTTGCTTCTTCTATAATTGATAATGTAATTCCGTGCACCAGTGAAGAATTCCCAAGAAAAGCAAAACGTCCGAAGTATTCCGTTCTTGTGAATACTAAAACAGAACCCATGAGACACTGGAGAGAAGCACTTAAAACCTATTTGCAGGAGAGAAATATATGA
- the rfbB gene encoding dTDP-glucose 4,6-dehydratase translates to MKLLVTGGCGFIGSNFIRYMLKKYPDYQIVNLDKLTYAGNPANLKDLENNPNYSFVKGDICDPVVVNEVMKTADQVVHFAAESHVDRSIEDGSVFVRTNVLGTNTLLQSALANKIKKFIHVSTDEVYGSTMEGSFTETDKLNPSSPYSSSKAGSDLLAMSYYTTYGLPVCITRCTNNFGPYQYPEKLIPFFISRLMEGKKVPVYGTGLNIRDWIYVEDHCSAIDFVLHNGSAGEIYNIDGGNELTNLEITHRLLKMIGKDESSIEYVEDRKGHDFRYSLDGSKLEKIGWKPGYDFDTALEQTVKWYMENKWWWEPLKR, encoded by the coding sequence TTGAAACTGCTTGTAACAGGCGGCTGCGGATTCATAGGCAGCAATTTTATCCGTTATATGCTGAAAAAATATCCGGATTATCAGATTGTAAACCTTGACAAACTGACCTATGCAGGAAACCCCGCCAACCTCAAAGACCTTGAAAACAACCCGAATTACTCTTTTGTCAAAGGCGACATCTGCGACCCTGTGGTTGTAAACGAAGTTATGAAAACAGCAGACCAGGTTGTCCATTTTGCAGCCGAAAGCCACGTGGACCGTTCAATTGAAGACGGCTCGGTTTTTGTCAGGACAAACGTACTCGGGACAAACACCCTTCTCCAGAGTGCCCTTGCAAATAAGATCAAAAAATTCATTCATGTTTCCACAGATGAGGTTTACGGAAGCACAATGGAAGGTTCTTTTACAGAAACAGATAAACTGAACCCTTCAAGCCCCTATTCTTCAAGCAAAGCAGGATCAGACCTCCTTGCAATGTCTTATTACACAACCTATGGACTTCCGGTTTGCATAACCCGATGCACAAACAATTTTGGTCCCTACCAGTACCCGGAAAAATTAATTCCATTTTTCATCAGCAGGCTAATGGAAGGAAAGAAAGTCCCTGTCTACGGTACAGGCCTGAACATCCGGGACTGGATCTACGTAGAAGACCACTGTTCTGCGATCGATTTTGTTCTCCACAACGGAAGCGCCGGAGAAATCTACAACATAGACGGCGGAAACGAACTTACAAACCTTGAAATTACGCACCGGCTCCTTAAAATGATCGGGAAAGACGAATCTTCAATAGAGTATGTTGAAGACCGAAAAGGCCACGATTTCCGCTACTCCCTTGACGGCAGCAAACTGGAAAAAATAGGCTGGAAACCCGGATATGATTTTGATACCGCTCTCGAACAGACTGTCAAATGGTACATGGAAAACAAATGGTGGTGGGAGCCATTAAAACGCTGA
- the rfbC gene encoding dTDP-4-dehydrorhamnose 3,5-epimerase, translating to MNLIKTTIKDLLILEAKVYADGRGYFFESYNKKTLESLTGKEYNFIQDNESRSSYGVIRGLHYQLAPYSQAKLVRVLEGRVYDVAVDLRKDSPTFGKWEGVELSGENKKQFLIPKGFAHGFSVLSETAVFAYKCDEYYHPEAEAGIIYNDPSLNIDWKIPERDAKLSEKDKLLPELKNARMNF from the coding sequence ATGAACCTGATAAAAACAACAATAAAAGACCTCTTAATCCTTGAAGCAAAAGTTTACGCAGATGGGAGGGGCTATTTTTTTGAAAGTTATAATAAAAAAACACTGGAATCATTGACCGGGAAGGAATATAACTTCATACAGGACAATGAGTCCAGATCTTCATACGGCGTGATCCGAGGCCTTCACTACCAGTTAGCCCCTTACAGCCAGGCAAAACTTGTAAGGGTTCTGGAAGGCAGAGTATACGATGTTGCCGTAGACCTGAGAAAGGACTCCCCAACTTTTGGGAAATGGGAAGGCGTGGAACTCTCCGGCGAAAACAAAAAGCAGTTTTTAATTCCAAAAGGCTTTGCTCACGGTTTTTCCGTCCTGAGCGAAACTGCCGTTTTTGCATACAAGTGTGATGAATATTATCACCCGGAAGCTGAAGCCGGCATCATCTACAATGACCCTTCCCTCAACATTGACTGGAAAATACCTGAAAGAGATGCAAAACTTTCAGAGAAAGATAAGCTTCTGCCTGAATTGAAAAACGCCAGAATGAATTTCTGA